The window GTGGGAGCCCCCAATTCCTGACCGGCGGCAGTTTCAACAGCCGCGCACTCGGGCAGTGAGACAGCTGCATCCACCACTCCCGGACGACCGGGCTCGGCCTGGGCGCGCGGCCCGACCAGATCGACCACCCTTCGAGCCATATCTTCGTCGGCCGTTTGGGCAACGACCCACGCGTCGCCAAACTGGCCGGCGAAGAAGCAACCGACCATTCCGCACTCGGGCTCGGAGCCGCGTACTCGAATGTCTTCGGGCACTGCGGCCAACGGGTACACGCCGACCATCAACAACACATATTGGCCCTGGCTCCCACTGGCCAACCACTCGCAGGAGAGACCGCCGAGCGCCGCAGGCTGAGTGTGCGCGTGACGCGCTTCGGCTCCCGGTCCGATGATGAGCGCAACCTCGTCGTCGGACATGACGCGCGCGCAATCTCCCCCCAACGCCTGCGAAGCAGGGTCCGGCTCCGGTGTGGGCGTGGGCGTGGGCGTGGGCGTCAGTGTGGGTGTGGGCGATGGGCTCATGGTGGTCTCGATGGGGGTGGCGACCCGGTCCGGGCTGCCCAGCGCGGTCAGCGCGACCGCCCCCACGACCGCCGCGACCAGCAGCACCGCGGCGCCACCCGTGATCGCCTGCATCCGGCGCCGCCTCGCGGCACGCATCCGCCCCGCACCCGCCGTCACCAGAGCGCGGAGTTCGTTCTGTTCGCCGGCGGAGAGCCGGTCGTCGTTCACACCCATGACGCCTCCACCTCGACCATCTCGTCGCGCAGCTTCGCCTTCGCCCGCGCCAACCTCGACTTGACCGTCCCCGGCGCGATGCCGAGCGCCTCGGCGACCTCCCGTTCGGAGAACCCCTCCAGCACCGCCAGCACCACGACAGCCCGCTCCCGCTCCGGCAGCTTCCTCAGCGCGGCGAGCACCCCGCTCTCATCCGACGCCGACGGCGCATCGACGTGGCGCTCCGCGGGAGTCTTCGCCAGCAACGCCCGATAGCGCCGCGCCGACCGCTCCAGATTCCGCGCCGCATTCGCCACCGTGACCAGCAGCCACGGCAACACGGACCCGTCCACCACGTGGACCGAGCCCCGCTTGCGCCACAACTCGAAGAACGCCACCGCCACGGCGTCCTTCGCGTCCTCGTGATCCCCCAACAGTCGGAACGCGTGCCGGAACACCCGCCCCTGGTGCAGGTCGAACATCTCCCCCAACGCCGACTCGTCGCCGGCGCGCAGCCGTACCCAGGCTGCGCTCTCTCGGCCCCGCATCGCGTCCGTCACGTCGGCCTCGCCCATCTCTCTCAACCCACCGTTCCGTTCAGCGCCTCGATGACCCGCACACCCAGCTCCCCCAGCGCATCATCGCTCGGCGAGCCGTCGACGAGGCTCGTACCGACGCGAACGAGATTGACTCCGTCGGACACGACGACGTACCTGTTGTGCCCTTCCCACGGGTCGTAGTCGGGCAGCGTCCACGCCGCGTAGCCGCCGCGCACGGTGAACGGCGATGCACCGTCGACGGCAGCAAACCCCGTCGCGTAGGCCGCCCCGCCGGAGACCGTCTTCACAGACACGTCGTGGATAGGGCTCGCGACGAAGGCACAACCACCCGCAGCTCCACGCTTGCCCGGAATCTGGCCGGGTGAGATCTCCGTCGGCGACTGCCCCTGAGGCGGCGACGCCTCAGCCACACTCACCGGCATCCCGAGAGCACCCGCGATATCGACTGACGCGGTGAGGTCATCACAGGCGACCGGCGGCCACCACTGAGCCGTGGGGGCGGCGGGTGCAGCACTCGGCCACTGCGCCGCGTTCTCGAATGCTGCGTTCATCACCTCAGTCGGGTCCGGCGAGCTCCCCACCGCCGACGCGCGGATGTACACCCACAGCCCGTCGCGGGATTCGCTCCGAGCGCAGTAGGAGGCCTCCGCACCGCAGCCCGGCGCTTCCTCGAGCCCGGCGAGGTAGGGCTCGACGACACTCAGGGGGTATGCCCACAG is drawn from Microbacterium binotii and contains these coding sequences:
- a CDS encoding RNA polymerase sigma factor encodes the protein MGEADVTDAMRGRESAAWVRLRAGDESALGEMFDLHQGRVFRHAFRLLGDHEDAKDAVAVAFFELWRKRGSVHVVDGSVLPWLLVTVANAARNLERSARRYRALLAKTPAERHVDAPSASDESGVLAALRKLPERERAVVVLAVLEGFSEREVAEALGIAPGTVKSRLARAKAKLRDEMVEVEASWV